One genomic segment of Styela clava chromosome 3, kaStyClav1.hap1.2, whole genome shotgun sequence includes these proteins:
- the LOC120343117 gene encoding uncharacterized protein LOC120343117, whose product MTDVIKFYHTPRLHHNTPTGIVRSVPPVHLITTLEARALRTAPAPTPMTKLPQKEEHKKLLAKVVGFDAGALLETSKHHHHAGIQSPRHGRSMRELTPKPDNTEVEVRGQAFSGTPRLLRGGNSKSYGVRRQISPDNQLELSPDNTAPPATADSWQVTADFVLTSEPLRSSRRVAVTNKLLEKERRRDAPWVYCFKIKRDRLRMSNLIVTSTSPVDNLYPAPL is encoded by the exons ATGACGGATGTAATCAAGTTCTACCACACGCCAAGACTGCACCACAACACGCCAACTGGAATAGTTCGCAGTGTTCCCCCCGTTCATTTAATCACCACACTCGAAGCCCGAGCGTTAAGAACCGCGCCTGCTCCGACCCCGATGACAAAACTCCCACAGAAAGAGGAACACAAAAAACTGTTGGCGAAGGTTGTCGGCTTTGATGCTGGAGCTTTACTGGAAACTTCAAAACATCATCATCATGCAGGAATACAGAGTCCGAG GCATGGCAGAAGTATGAGAGAATTAACTCCCAAACCGGACAATACCGAAGTAGAGGTCAGAGGTCAAGCATTTTCAGGAACTCCGAGGCTACTGAGAGGCGGAAACTCAAAATCTTACGGAGTTCGTCGACAG atttctcCGGACAACCAACTGGAATTATCACCAGATAATACAGCGCCTCCAGCGACCGCTGATTCATGGCAAGTCACAGCCGATTTCGTCCTTACGTCAGAGCCTTTGAGGTCATCAAGAAGAGTTGCCgtcacaaataaattactagaaAAAGAAAGACGAAGAGACGCTCCGTGGGtgtattgttttaaaataaagagAGATCGGTTACGGATGAGTAATCTCATTGTTACGAGTACATCACCAGTGGACAATTTGTACCCGGCGCCTCTGTGA